The DNA window CTGAGGGATTACAGGGAGGCAAATGAGGAAAGGTTCAATGAAATCATCAAAAGGTACTCAATGAGAAGCATTGCAAAGGTTCCCAAAAGAGGTGACCCAATGGCGTTCTTTGTCTGCAGTAATGGAGTGATGTCCCAATATTTTGTCTACCGCCTTGTGGACGGTGGGTGGAAACCCCAAAACGTTCCGATCGAACAACTGTTAAAAGATACTGGCTTAGAGGAGAACACGCCCCCGTACAACAGCAGTGAAGCCATGAAAACCTACCGCGTTGTCGCCGAGAAGGCATTATCCGACTTCAAGAAATTGCTAAAGATTGCCGAGAGCGAGCTTGAGTACACCCACAGGAAACCTTCAAAGATACCCTCTCAGATAAAACTCATACTCGGAAAAATCGACGAGAAAATCGCAAGAACCAAGAACCCTGGGGAAAAGGAGTATCTCAGTCAGCTCCGCGATTTGGTGTACTGGGGCTATCTGAACCATGAACCCTTCAAGAACGCGTTGCTTAAGGCCAAAGTAACAAAAAGAACTTCCAGGGATACTGTGGTAAACCTCTGCCAAGAGCTCGTTGAGCGGTTTGGCATAGCGGCACGCCGTAAGGCAGTCAAAGAGGAAATTAAAAAGCGCAGGATGGAGGGGGTTAAACCGCACATAGTCGCGGGGCTTCTCTTCGTTCCCAATGGTGAGGAGAGTTAAGGTTCTAATTTTTCATTTCTCCAGAAACATTATTTAACCTTTTAGTCACAACTATGAGGTTGGTGAGCAAGATGGAGGAAAAAGTTGTTGGTGTTACTTTCCCAGTCCCAAAGTGGTTTCTGGATAGGATACTCGAGGAGGGAAAGAGGGTCTTCGTCAAGCCTTCCACGCTGAGGGTTCAGCCCGGAATGAGGCTCGTTTTCTACGCGTCCAGAGAGTGTCAGGCCTGGCTCGGGGAGGCGGAAGTTGAAAGCGTTGAGTTCCTCAATAGTGTCGAGGAAATTATTAAGAAGTACGAAAAAGAGCTTTTCCTTACCCCAAAAGAGCTAAAGGAGTACGAGCGGGAACGCCAAAAGTGGCACTCCCGTGGGAGGAGGCCAAGGCCGTGGATGGTGCTCAGGTTGAAAAACATCAGAAAGTACCCGAAGCCTGTTAAGCCGCCAAGGTTCATAGCAGTCTCGGGAAGATACATCAAAGAAAAGGAGTACAGGGAAATTTTGCGGAAGGCTGGGGTTTAGGGAGATGTCTTCACTAGTTTGCTTTTGTTTTATTGTGCTGTTCCATCTCATGATGGAACAGATTTAGGGTATGCAAAGTTTAAATGGTTAGGCAAACCGTTTATTAATATTGAACGACTCTTCATTATTTGGGAATAGGTGAGGTTCTCCCGCCTGTCCCCTACTGCGGCCCCGGAAGGGGAATGAGTCGGTGTTGAAGCAGACGGTTTGGTGTCCTTTCAATGTTTTCTAAACTTTCCTTGTCGGCTTAAAGCAGAGCTTCAATCAGCTTGTAGTCCTCTTCTGATATTTCTCTCATCGCTTTGCCCATTAAGTGGCCGCTCCAGCGCTTCTTGTTGGTGATGAAGTTGAGCTTCGGAATGAGGGGCTTGAAGTCGAGCTCGCCAAGCTTTATCGGCTTAATCTTTACCCTGATTGGGTAAGTCTCGTTGAGGTGGGGCGGGCTCTTGAAGATTCTGCTTGAGTCCGTGTAGGGCTCGCTAACGACCTCAAAGATGCCGACGATCTTGGGTTCGAGAATCTCTTTGTTCTTCCTCTCCTGCTTGACGTAGAAGACGAGTTTATCACCGGGCTTGACCTTGGCGATGGTGTTTTTGTGCCTTTTGGCAACGCCCCAGACGTTCTTCTTTCTAACAACCTCCCAGTTGTCGCGATTAGTAATGCAGAGCCAGTATTTCATTGTGAGTCACCACAATAATCTATGTTGAATGCCTCAATAAAGATTTTCTTCCTGGGTACTATTTCAACTTCTTTAACACTACTCAGAAGAGTAAGTTCGAAATTAAAACTATTTAAACATACCGGTCAAAAATCTAAACGATTTTTTGACATTATTTTGTTAATAGGTGCGTTTAAAAGGCTAAATGACGAATCAAAGGACGGTGGGAGCTATGTATGCGTAGGGTGGGTGTAATCCAACTAAAATATCAACTGGAGGAGCTCAAGTATGTATTCACTAGTGAAGATGTCGAACAGCTACTCGCCGACTACGCTTCAACACACGACGTCTCGGAAGCATACATGAAGGAGTTTGAGAGATATGTTTGGCAGTTCCTAAAGTTCGTAAAAACTGGAAGGCTCGAATCAGGAAGTAGAATAAAAGCTCCCTCTGAAAGAGAGAAGTACGTGATATCGCGGGAAGTTTTGGTAGAATACGTAAAAGCTCTCAGCAAAGAGAAGTACTCAAACTCATCTCTGACTAAAAGATTGCAGGCAGTTGTTATTGTGCTGAGAAGATTGGGAGTATCGGAAGTATTTGTGGACGTATTGAAAGGCCCTTTGAGGCAGGCGAACATTGCTCGAAAAATTGAGCAGGAGGAGAATACTCCAAGCCTCACGCTTGAAGATGCTAGAGAGTTCTTCAAAAGGCTAGAAATGCTGTTTAAAATGAGGAGATTGAAGAAGAAGCAATATGTGAAGGCATTAGCGTTTGCAATACTCCTGTTTAGTACTGGCAGGAGAGTTAGCGAAGTAGTGCAAATTAAAGTAGAGGACATTGACTTTAAGACGCACACTATTAGGATCCGGGCTAGCCAGACAAAGGAGGGTAAATTACTCGGAATAGAAGGTCATAAGGTTGTGTTCATGACAAGAGAAGCAGAATACGTGCTCAAATACTACTTGAGACTTAACGATAATGAAATTAGACGACAGGAGGGATACTTATTTATGAAACCTGGGAAAAGAAGCTTGAAAGACACTTTTTTGCACAAGATAATCAAAAAGAGTAAGGACTTAGAGTACTTGGGGGCAAATTTGAATTTTATTGTTAGCGATGGAATACATAGGTTTGAACTAAAATACTTTAGAAAGTTGTTCGCGCAGGAGTGGGAAAGACAGGCCGAGAAAAAGGGACTGAACAACGAGAAAGTATTCGCAGCTGTTAGGAAATTAACTGGGCACAGACCTTCGAATGATGTGCACAGGATAAATTATGCCAAAATAACCAAGATAGAGCTCTGGAAATACTACAAAGAGCTTTATTACAATTTGAGCGTGCTTACAGAAGAACAGATAATTATGGTAGGCTTAGTAGAAGAAAAAGCCGTGTTAAAACCTGTGATAGCCCCTAAGCATAGTAGTGTGATGAGCATGGATGCAAACATTCCCATGCAACACCAAGAAGCAACAATGAGAACTCAAATGATGGTTTACACAGGTCTTTTGAACTAACTTCTTTTTTTATTCCATTGTTTGGGCTAAAAGGAAAGAGAAGAAAATCTCACAAATACTCACTCAAGCTCAAAACGAGTCAAGTTACAAATACTGTTTCACAGTTTGGGATTCAGCATTCAAATATTAAACTCTGAGTTTTTACCTGAAATTCTCGTTGAAATCTCGTTAATCCATTACATTGAATTTTGGAAATGAAAAGAATCTTAGCGGTGGTTAACTTATGAGTGGGGATATTTTAGCGGTTTTAGAGCTTAGAATAAAGGCTGCCAAAAAGAAAGTAAATAAGTATGCTATGGATAGTATTACTGCACGGAATGTAAGAGAAAAGTGTCAGAATGAGATTGAGTTGGCTTATTATCTGGGGAAGGCTGAAGCGTACATGGAAATCAAGGGGATACTCCTTGGAAGCTCTTATGTCACAGTTGAGCTCAGGGAGTTAATTGAAAGGGCTGCAGAGGAAGTATTGGAGTCCCATGTGCTAGAATATCTGAATGGGGTAGTTCATGGCACTGAACCTAGAAATGACTTTGAAGACGGGGTAGAAGCATTAAAACAACAACTTATTCGCCTTATTGATCCTCAAAGTATTGAGATTAATGTCGTTGCTAGGAATGAGAATCAAGAACAGCAAAAAGATGACAAAGATGGCTTTGAGTCGTGATTTTTTCTTTTTTCAAGCTTATAGCCCGCATCATACCCCAATCATAGCTGAAGTTAATTTCTATTTCTACTCAAACATTTGCTGGGGGTCTATCGTGGTTCGTATCCTGCAGCTAATTTCGAAATATCATATGAAAAGACGTTTAAATAAAATAAGGACCAAAAAGCCCTCATTATCGGAATATTACGCGATGTACTGTACAGGTAAGAAACTGAGAGAACTAACTTCAGATGATATTGAAAATGCAGAAAGAGAGCTGATACTCCTAGTTCTTAAATACTACCTCGATCTGAGGCTAACATGGGAAGACGTGGTGGAGAATCTCCTGAGAGACCTCCGTGAGTTCTACCTTTATTTTTGTAAGCGAAAAAAGCGTCTTAATGTTGAGACTGTAGAGGATATTCTAAGACTTGTTCGCAGCGACTATTCCATTAGAGAAATGCCAAGATGGTGCAAAAGCCCAGTTCCGCGGACAAGGCATGCCTTCCGGGCACTCCTGAAGAAAACAAAACCGAATGATATCCAAAGAGTCCTTGAGCTGGGTATTCTTTCGAGAGAGGAGATTCTGGAGGTCTATCAAAAAAGGAAGCGGAAACTAATCCCGGCTGTTCGGAAGGCCATAAAAGAAGTACTTAAACCAGAGAATTCCCTTCATAAAAAGCCCGTGGAAGTAAAAGTTTCAAAGAAAAAACGGGCAAGACGAATAGATGTTTTCAGGGCCTATCTCGAGGTAACTAATCAAGATTCAGTTTCCTATTTGAAACGCCTTGAGATTGAGCGTGAATTTAAAGTAATCCTTGCTAGGATTTGGTTCACTTCTAGGAACCGGGAGGAGAGACTGGAGAAACTCAATGAAGCCTTTCCGGGCCTAACAGGTAGAGTTGGATACACCAAACTTTGGGAGTACGTGAGGACTGAAATCAACGAGTTCATACTCGTTGAGGCATTATCATGCCAACAGATTGCTGATTACCTTAAACGAAACAAATGGAGGCTTGGAAGAAATCTAAAGAGGAAATTTGAAAAGGCCCTAAAGCTTCTAGGAAGGTCGTGCACATAGAGGATGTTGTTTTCTCAGAATTTTCTTCAAGTTAAATGAAATCAGAATAAATAATTCGACATAACGGATTCTTCAGCTGAATTTAATTTTCGATGCCCATACTTACAATGGGGGTGGTCCCATGTCTGAGGACTGTGTTAAATACTTCAAATGTGTTTGGTACCACAACCCGAAAGGGACCCTCCGAATCGAGACTCACACCAAGAATGAACTAGCAAGACTCGTTAAACGGAGGAGGCTTATGAAAGCCGTTGACCGTCATACAATAGGCGCAGTAGTATCTTTTATCAAAAATGAGCTAGTTAAAAGGGGCATGATCAGTGAGGCTAGCATGATAAATGCCGTCTTAGCAGAACATAATAAAATTGAAGTCTATTACAACGGAACTTCGATACTGATTGCGGTTGTGACGTATGCCACATTTGATTGTTTCTTGAATAACTGAATCCTTCTTTTTATTTTTAGTCGTGCCCATTTCCTTAAATTTTAGTATGGGGAAGTTTTAAGCTGTTTTATCCAGAAAAGAATGCTGAGAACATTCCAATTTTAGGGCTCCAGCACGGCAGTAATTCTCCGTTTATGGAGAGGAAACAGGAGAGAATTCAAATCGGGGGAATTTTGTGTCTCTGGGCAATCTTTGGGCAGTTACATTCTGCTTAGCTAAGGATAGGAACTTTTGGGCACTTTGGTCACCATAATAGATAGAGAAAAGAATAGAAATTAATAAAGATCAAAAACACAACATAATAGAAGGATTAGAGGCAATAAGAACATACACAAATACGTCGTTGATTAAGTCTGCTCTGCGATTTATCTGCGACTTAAAACTGTCCTTTCTCCTGTGTGTTTGTTCAATGTTTAGTATCCGTGGAACTGGTTTCCAAACCCTCCCAAAGCTTTTCAAACATGCCCAGCGCTTCCAAATTAACAAATCTCATTCTACACGGCTTTTTTAGCATTATTTAGCGCTCTATGGTTTTGGAATTCAAATTTTGCTGATAGCAGAATTTAATGTTCACCATGTTAGAGTTCCTGTTGGGGGATGAATATGGACAAAAGACAAAATTACCGCTCTAAAATACTTAATTATCTCTCTGACGTTAGGATAGCCACCAGAAATGAAATAATGAGAGCTACTGGAATCACGGGCAAAACCTTGACAAAGATGTTATCCCAACTAGTGGAAGACGGAGTCATTGAGTTAATCAGTGAAAACCCGTACACATATCGCTTCGTCAATAGGAATCTAATCCAGGTTGACTTCAATGAGATAGCAAACTACTATGACCTGAAGCTGTTTATCTTTAAAGAACTCAAAAATGCAGGCTGGAGGCTTAGCCCCAATCACCATGAGGTTGCTGCTATTGCACTTCTTTACTCGAAGTACACTGCCTTTCGAGTCTTGGTTTTTGGAAGTCAGGGCATTGGAAAAACGTCCCTTATTAAGTCAGTATTCGGTAAACTAGAGACCCCTCTGATAATTGAAGACTTACACTTAAAAAACATGTACGAGGTTGTTTCAACAATCAAAGATTCAACAAAAGTTATCGAACAGCAATACCGCCACCACTGGGGGTATGAGAGTCCCGCGAAGTTTGACAAATACCGCGTTGTTCCTTTGGCTCGGATTGGTCCTTCGGAATTCATCTTTAGGTTTGTTCCAGTTAGGGTCATCCAACCTACTACCCCCTCAGAAAGGCTGTTCAATCAGGTTTTCTTTGAGTTTCTAAACGTCCCAAAGCCAGTAATGCCCTCTCCAAAAGTTATGAGCAAATTAGAAAGTGAACTAAAAGAGTATGAGTTTTTCACAATCGACAATGATTCTCACTCTCAGGTTGCGGATATGATAAAATACGATGAAATGGTGAATTTTACCGATGATACCAGTGCTGAGTTTTACAGGATAAATGCCAAGTACGATGCAAAGAAACAGAATGACTTCTATCTGGCCAATTGGAAGGAGCTTTGGGAGATTAACAGTCTCTACCAGGATTTTAGGAGTGATCTTCAGCTTTGGAACAACATGCTGGAGGTTTTGAGGTTCAACCTGGCTTGGCTCAATGATACCGAAAAGGCCGTTGAGCAGACTGTTGATTTCATATTGGATATGTTCAGAACGTTCACCCTGGTACGAGAAAGATGACTCTACTGATGTACCTTCGTTAGCGGCTGAATACTAACCACTAGGGTCACTGTCTATGTGGTCTCGTGACCCAGCAGAAATTCGAACCACTCCACTCAATATTTTTAGCTAGGCACTATGTTTATTTAAGGTGGAGGCCAACATCCACATGGCCATAATCGGCCGTAGGACGTTAAAGCACGCCGTGGTGGCGGCCATGGTGACGAAGAGAAAAAGTTGGGAATTCGAACCAACCAATAGGGTCACAGGACCTGTGTGGGATCCCGCGACCCACTATGAAGAAGGGTCAGGAGAACCTTATTTGCCGGAAAACATGGAATTCTTCATGGAATTATTCAGCAGGGCAATGGGAGCTGTGTTTAGAGAGATTGCGGGGTTGTATGGTAGCCCCGCCGGGATTCGAACCCGGGTCGCGGGATCCAAAGTCCCGCATGCTTGGCCGCTACACCACGGGGCTGCCCGATAGGAAAAGTCCCTCCGGGCTTATAAACCTTAAGCCATAAAAAAATAGGGGTCAAACGATAAGCGACACCAGATTCCGGATAGCCTTCTCCGGGTCTTTGGCCTTAGTTACACCGCTCGCGAGGAGAACCCCGACCGTTCCAAGCTCAAGGGCCTTCTTTACGTCCTCTCCCGTTGATATTCCAGCCCCTGTGAGAACCTTTACTTCGGGGTTCACCTTCCTGACGAGCTCGACGGTGTTCGTTATTACCTCCGGCTTGGCCTTGCTGACCGGGATTCCCGTTCCTATGAGTTCGGGGGGCTCAACGGCCACGTAATCCGGGCCAAGGGCGGCAACAGCCGCCGAAACAGCCGGGTTGTTGGAGCAGACCATCGTCATTAGTCCAACTTCTTCAGCCCTCCTAATGCTCGCCTCAAGGTCCGCTAAAATCATCCTGTTCTCGGAGTGGTTGAGGAGTGTCCCAACAGCGCCAGCCTCCTTCACGGCCTCAGCTAAAACGTGTCCCGTGTGACTGCCCGGCTTTATCGGGTCGATGTGCTGGGCAAAGACCGGTATCTCGACGCTCTCCGCTATCATCCTCAGGTCGGCCAGCTGGGGTGCAACGACCATCGTTATTCCCGTCTCCTTCCAGACCTTTTCAGCGGCTTTCGCTATCGCCAGTGCCCTCTTTCCTGTGGCCTCTATGTATGTCTTGAAGTTTATCGCGATTATCGGCTCCTTAAGCTTCCCCATCGATATCACCGAAGGTGTTACGTTCCTTTACCTTAAACGTCTTTCGGGGAGTTCTGTTTCCACTGGAGAGGTCTGCCGAAGGGGTCTATAAGCCCGGCCCTTATGAGGGAGGAACTTATCTTCGGCCCTATCTGGCTCCTTATTATTGGTATCTTGACTATCTCAAGTGGCTTTAGGCCCCTCTCTTCCCTGGCGCGGTTTACAACCAGCGCGCCCTTGTAGGTCTCCTCGCTGACTACTATCGCTTCCAGACTCTTCATCCTGTCCGCGAAGCCTATGGCCGTGTGTATCTTGATGACGCGGTAGTTGGTGTAGCCGTTCACGTCGAAGAACTTGAGCAGGTCTCTAAGCCTCTCCCCGTAGGGAAGTATTTTCTCGGCGTAGGGCTTCTCCCTTATCATCTCGTCGGAAGTCAGGCCAATGTAGACGTATTTGCCAACTTCAAAGGCTTTCCTCAGCAGAGCCTTGTGGCCGAGGTGAAGCCTGTCGAAGGTGCCACCGACGACGACCTTGCGGTATTTCTTCATGGAGCATCCTTCTCGGGAGCACCAATAAGCTTTTTTATTCCCCCGATAACTGGGGAGGGGTGGGAGCATGAAAAGGGCGTTGGTCGTTCTCATCATCCTGATGCTCGCCTTCAGCGTTACCACTCCTTCGGTTTCCGCTGCTTCTGGCCCCCAGCAGCTCTTTGACATCAAGATAATGCTCCGGGTTTCGCAGAGCCAGATAAACGGCTCCCTTGCATGGATTGGAACGTTTGACATATACGTCAAGCTCAAGGACCCTAACTACAGAGCCTACTTCGGGCATCTTGCAAAGGAAAACGAGACGAACGCGACGATACAGTTCGCAAACTTCGTTTATCTTCTCGTTTACAGCAACCTCAAGAAGGATCTGAACGATAGGCTTGAGGGGAGCAACCTGAGCGCTATAATCTACGTACCCCCCGGAGGGCCGGTTCGCGTAACCAGCAACTGGTCCGCGGTCGTTAGGTTCTCCATCGTTCCCTTCCTAGTTCCAGACGGGCCTTACCTCAAGTGCCCCTACTACGGCCCCCTCGACTTTGTTTTCAAGGGCAAGATTTACTCCTTTTCTTGGGAGAGGCTCACGATAGTCTTCCCGAAGGGCTACAGGATAGGGGAGCTGGCCCCCAAACCGAACGACCTGAGTGGCAACGTTGCCGTCTGGGAAAACGGCGACTACCTCCCCTACATAGAGCTCTATAACCCGGTATACCTCTTCCAGACCTTCATAAACTCAACGAGGAAGACGATTGAGGTCTCCTTTGACCCCAACGAGGGCTATATTCAGTTCAACGCAACCTTCACCGGAATGACCGTCCCGGAGTCAGTGACGGACATTCTCCTCCTGACATTCAGGAAGAGCATGGACATAATGAGCATATCCGCCCAGAGCACGAAGAACGGCGTTAAGGTAATCGGGGTCGCCAAGCCGGAGGTTGCCTACAGAGAAACCCGGAAGGAGAAGATATGGCTCGTCTCCGTAAAGCTCCCCGGGAGGTTCGACAGAATCGTCGTCAGGAACGGCAAGTACACCCTCGCACCCGACGGAACGCTCATCATAACCTACACCGAAAAGAAGAGGGACTACCTTCCATACGTCGTTCTCCTGGCTGTGGCCGTTGGGGCTGGAATCGCCCTCTGGTTCTGGCGGAGGAAATCGAAAGGGGAGAAAGTTGGAGACGTCTCCAATATGGTGGACACTATCGAGGTAGAGGAGGATAACGGTGGTGGGGAATGAGCCTCGACTTCTTCTTTTACCCATCGAGCGTCGCCCTCTTTGGGTCGTTCAGGAAAGGGGCAATAGCCAGGGAAATCCTGAGGAACATCGTTGAGGGTGGCTTTGAGGGGAAAATAATCCCGGTAAATCCGAAGGGTGGAACCGTAGAAGTCGGCGGAAAAACCCTCACCATAAAACCCAAGCTCGACGAGCCGGTTGATGTTGCCATAATAGCGGTTCCAGCTAAGATAGTCCCCTCGCTCGTAGACGAGATAGGGCCACTCATCAAAGGCGCCGTCGTCATCTCAGCGGGCTTCTCCGAGGTAGGGAACGATGAGCTTGAGAGGGAGCTCGTAGAAAAGGCCAGAAAGCACGGGGTAAGGCTTATCGGGCCAAACTGCGCCGGAATCTTCGGCGTTCACGGGAAGTTCTTCGGTTCCTTTGAGGTTCGCGTTAAACCCGGGGGTCTGGCTTTAATCAGCCAGAGCGGGGCCTTTGGCGGAGCGGCATTGGCTATGGGCAACGATGAGGGGATAGGCTTCTCGGCCTTCGTTTCCTATGGAAACGCATCGGATTTAAACGAGAGCGACTTTTTGGAGTACTTCGCGGGCGACGAGAACACGAAGGCTATTGCCCTCTACATCGAGGGGGTTAAAGACGGGAGGCGCTTCTTTAAGGCCCTCCGCTGTGCAACGGGCAAAAAGCCGGTCATAATTCTTAAGGCAGGGAAGAGCGCGAGCGGTGCAAGGGCAGCAGCTTCCCATACGGGCTCTCTGGCCGGTTCCTACGAGATTTACAGGGCGGTCTTCAGGCAGGCTGGAGCTATAGAGGTCGAGGAGATGGAGGAACTCTTCGATGCGGCAAAGGCCTTTGAGATGTATCCAATGGCCGGAAAGCGCGTGGCGGTAATCACCAACTCAGGGGGCCCCGGTGTTCTCGCGACGGACAAGCTCGAAAGGCTCGGCCTTGAAATAGCGAAGCTGAGCGAGAAAACCGTTGGGGAACTCCGCTCCTTCCTTCCAGAGCAGTGCTCCGTAAGGAACCCCATTGACCTCATAGCCGATGCCGACTACGAGCGCTACAAGCGAACCATCGAGACTGTCTGCCGGGATGAGAACGTTGATTCCCTCCTCGTCATCTGCGTGCCACCGATATTCATCCCGAGCGGGGAGATAGCGAGGGCCGTTGTTGAGGCGGACTGCGATAAGCCGATTATAGCGAACTTCATGGCCGGTGAGCTCGTTAAAGATGGGGTTGAGCTCCTTGAAAGAAACGGGGTGAAAAACTTCCCAACGCCAGAAAGGGCCGCGAGGGCCCTGAAGTGGCTGTCCGATAGGTCTTCCCCTTAACCTCACGTAACCCTTTTATACCCTTACACTCTGGAATGCTTCGATAGCATGATAGCCCTTGGCATTGAAGGAACCGCCCACACCCTTGGCATAGGTATCGTTACCGAAGATAGAGTGCTCGCCAACGTATTCGACACTCTCACAACTGAAAAAGGTGGAATACACCCGAAGGAGGCAGCGGAGCACCACGCGAAACTTCTCAAGCCCCTCCTCAGGAAGGCCCTTGAAACGGCCGGAATAGGGATGGAGGACGTTGACGTCATAGCCTTCTCCCAGGGCCCGGGCCTCGGGCCGGCATTGAGGGTTGTTGCAACCGCCGCGAGGGCGCTGGCGATAAGGTACAGCAAGCCGATAGTTGGGGTTAACCACTGCATCGCCCACGTGGAGATAACCAAGATGTTTGGGGTTAAGGATCCCGTCGGCCTCTACGTTAGCGGTGGAAACACGCAGGTTCTGGCTCTGGAGGGTGGCCGTTACAGGGTCTTCGGCGAGACCCTCGACATAGGCATAGGGAACGCCATAGACACCTTTGCAAGGGAAATCGGCCTTGGCTTTCCTGGCGGGCCGAAGATAGAGAGGCTCGCCAGAAAGGGGGAGAGGTACATAGAGCTCCCCTACGCTGTAAAGGGCATGGATTTGAGTTTTTCCGGCCTCCTCACCGAGGCGGTCAGGAAGTACAGAACCGGGAAGTACCGCGTCGAGGATTTGGCCTATTCCTTCCAGGAGACGGCCTTTTCAGCTTTAGTAGAGGTCACGGAGAGGGCGGTGGCACACACGGGCAAGGAAGAGGTGGTCCTCGTCGGAGGCGTCGCGGCGAACAACAGGCTTCGCGAGATGCTCAGAATGATGGCCGAGGACAGAGGAATAGACTTCTTCGTCCCTCCCTACGACCTCTGCAGGGACAACGGGGCGATGATAGCCTACACCGGCCTGAGGATGTTTAAAGCTGGGATTTCCTTCCGGCTTGAGGAAACCGTCGTCAAGCAGAAGTTTAGAACCGACGAGGTTGAGGTGGTATGGGCCTGAGGGTTTCACCTTTTATACTCCTCATTGACATTATCCTTCTCATCTTCATAGGTTACGCCACCATATACGCCCTCAAAAGGGTTCACCGCTACTCAGAGCCGTTCAACCGCTTTGTCACGGTAATAGCCGTTTCAATGCTCTTTGCAACCCTTGGCCGAATTATAGATGTCATAGACGACTTCTACGCCAGCGCATACTTTACACCGGCGGAGCAGATTCTTTACTTCGTTTCAATCATCGGGGTCATCTACGGTGTTATAAGCTACATTCACGCCGTTGAGATGAA is part of the Thermococcus sp. genome and encodes:
- a CDS encoding DUF365 domain-containing protein: MEEKVVGVTFPVPKWFLDRILEEGKRVFVKPSTLRVQPGMRLVFYASRECQAWLGEAEVESVEFLNSVEEIIKKYEKELFLTPKELKEYERERQKWHSRGRRPRPWMVLRLKNIRKYPKPVKPPRFIAVSGRYIKEKEYREILRKAGV
- a CDS encoding EVE domain-containing protein: MKYWLCITNRDNWEVVRKKNVWGVAKRHKNTIAKVKPGDKLVFYVKQERKNKEILEPKIVGIFEVVSEPYTDSSRIFKSPPHLNETYPIRVKIKPIKLGELDFKPLIPKLNFITNKKRWSGHLMGKAMREISEEDYKLIEALL
- a CDS encoding site-specific integrase, which translates into the protein MRRVGVIQLKYQLEELKYVFTSEDVEQLLADYASTHDVSEAYMKEFERYVWQFLKFVKTGRLESGSRIKAPSEREKYVISREVLVEYVKALSKEKYSNSSLTKRLQAVVIVLRRLGVSEVFVDVLKGPLRQANIARKIEQEENTPSLTLEDAREFFKRLEMLFKMRRLKKKQYVKALAFAILLFSTGRRVSEVVQIKVEDIDFKTHTIRIRASQTKEGKLLGIEGHKVVFMTREAEYVLKYYLRLNDNEIRRQEGYLFMKPGKRSLKDTFLHKIIKKSKDLEYLGANLNFIVSDGIHRFELKYFRKLFAQEWERQAEKKGLNNEKVFAAVRKLTGHRPSNDVHRINYAKITKIELWKYYKELYYNLSVLTEEQIIMVGLVEEKAVLKPVIAPKHSSVMSMDANIPMQHQEATMRTQMMVYTGLLN
- a CDS encoding winged helix-turn-helix domain-containing protein yields the protein MNMDKRQNYRSKILNYLSDVRIATRNEIMRATGITGKTLTKMLSQLVEDGVIELISENPYTYRFVNRNLIQVDFNEIANYYDLKLFIFKELKNAGWRLSPNHHEVAAIALLYSKYTAFRVLVFGSQGIGKTSLIKSVFGKLETPLIIEDLHLKNMYEVVSTIKDSTKVIEQQYRHHWGYESPAKFDKYRVVPLARIGPSEFIFRFVPVRVIQPTTPSERLFNQVFFEFLNVPKPVMPSPKVMSKLESELKEYEFFTIDNDSHSQVADMIKYDEMVNFTDDTSAEFYRINAKYDAKKQNDFYLANWKELWEINSLYQDFRSDLQLWNNMLEVLRFNLAWLNDTEKAVEQTVDFILDMFRTFTLVRER
- the tpiA gene encoding triose-phosphate isomerase codes for the protein MGKLKEPIIAINFKTYIEATGKRALAIAKAAEKVWKETGITMVVAPQLADLRMIAESVEIPVFAQHIDPIKPGSHTGHVLAEAVKEAGAVGTLLNHSENRMILADLEASIRRAEEVGLMTMVCSNNPAVSAAVAALGPDYVAVEPPELIGTGIPVSKAKPEVITNTVELVRKVNPEVKVLTGAGISTGEDVKKALELGTVGVLLASGVTKAKDPEKAIRNLVSLIV
- the coaD gene encoding phosphopantetheine adenylyltransferase, with translation MKKYRKVVVGGTFDRLHLGHKALLRKAFEVGKYVYIGLTSDEMIREKPYAEKILPYGERLRDLLKFFDVNGYTNYRVIKIHTAIGFADRMKSLEAIVVSEETYKGALVVNRAREERGLKPLEIVKIPIIRSQIGPKISSSLIRAGLIDPFGRPLQWKQNSPKDV
- a CDS encoding acetate--CoA ligase family protein — translated: MSLDFFFYPSSVALFGSFRKGAIAREILRNIVEGGFEGKIIPVNPKGGTVEVGGKTLTIKPKLDEPVDVAIIAVPAKIVPSLVDEIGPLIKGAVVISAGFSEVGNDELERELVEKARKHGVRLIGPNCAGIFGVHGKFFGSFEVRVKPGGLALISQSGAFGGAALAMGNDEGIGFSAFVSYGNASDLNESDFLEYFAGDENTKAIALYIEGVKDGRRFFKALRCATGKKPVIILKAGKSASGARAAASHTGSLAGSYEIYRAVFRQAGAIEVEEMEELFDAAKAFEMYPMAGKRVAVITNSGGPGVLATDKLERLGLEIAKLSEKTVGELRSFLPEQCSVRNPIDLIADADYERYKRTIETVCRDENVDSLLVICVPPIFIPSGEIARAVVEADCDKPIIANFMAGELVKDGVELLERNGVKNFPTPERAARALKWLSDRSSP
- a CDS encoding bifunctional N(6)-L-threonylcarbamoyladenine synthase/serine/threonine protein kinase, producing MIALGIEGTAHTLGIGIVTEDRVLANVFDTLTTEKGGIHPKEAAEHHAKLLKPLLRKALETAGIGMEDVDVIAFSQGPGLGPALRVVATAARALAIRYSKPIVGVNHCIAHVEITKMFGVKDPVGLYVSGGNTQVLALEGGRYRVFGETLDIGIGNAIDTFAREIGLGFPGGPKIERLARKGERYIELPYAVKGMDLSFSGLLTEAVRKYRTGKYRVEDLAYSFQETAFSALVEVTERAVAHTGKEEVVLVGGVAANNRLREMLRMMAEDRGIDFFVPPYDLCRDNGAMIAYTGLRMFKAGISFRLEETVVKQKFRTDEVEVVWA